The following coding sequences lie in one Ostrea edulis chromosome 8, xbOstEdul1.1, whole genome shotgun sequence genomic window:
- the LOC125661367 gene encoding apolipoprotein D-like translates to MNLAKALFGIALCFPAVYGQVYSPGFCQNIPNLMYFQLEPYLGTWYEYARFHLNELDGVTCAKSTYSLNTDNTIRVITTGIKRRAGEPVRLKGVGEVFDPINEPERGQLSYYSTAPVLPKGNYWVLDTDYSSFAVVYSCNQLEKYKVETAYILLREPVSPSRTLLQYIYSLLQSFGINTRNFIRTNFRSCGRPRRYRYLT, encoded by the exons ATGAACCTCGCTAAGGCACTCTTCGGAATTGCTCTGTGTTTTCCAGCTGTTTATGGGCAAGTGTATAGTCCTGGCTTTTGTCAAAACATTCCCAACCTAATGTACTTCCAACTCGAACCC tATCTTGGAACTTGGTACGAATATGCGAGGTTCCATCTGAATGAATTAGACGGAGTCACGTGTGCAAAGTCAACATACAGCCTGAACACAGACAATACGATTCGGGTTATTACTACGGGAATCAAAAGAAG AGCGGGTGAACCGGTAAGATTGAAAGGTGTTGGAGAAGTCTTTGATCCAATCAACGAACCGGAAAGAGGACAGCTCTCCTACTATTCCA CCGCACCTGTGTTACCCAAGGGGAACTACTGGGTCCTAGATACGGATTATAGTAGCTTTGCCGTGGTTTATTCCTGTAACCAACTAGAGAAATACAAAGTCG AAACCGCGTACATTCTCCTACGAGAGCCAGTGTCACCAAGTAGGACCCTACTGCAGTACATATACTCACTCCTCCAGTCGTTTGGAATAAATACAAGGAACTTCATTCGAACCAACTTCAGGAGTTGTGGGAGGCCTCGGCGTTATCGTTACTTAACATAA